Proteins co-encoded in one Meiothermus sp. genomic window:
- a CDS encoding AAA family ATPase — translation MDAAAKLRSLLLEVKKVIVGQDLMLERMLVALLARGHILIEGVPGLAKTLAIKTMAEAIGASFKRIQFTPDLVPADLVGTRIYNPKEASFEVELGPIFANLILADEINRAPAKIQSALLEAMQERQVTIGHETFKLPDPFLVLATQNPIESEGTYFLPEAQVDRFMFKVWIDYPAFYEEMTVVDRVSTKFERVAEVLSGDELRYLQAMADKVHVHQAVTEYAVRLARATRDPGEVGLSNLKKYISFGGSPRASVNLILGAKALAIVRGREYALPEDVRDLAPEVLRHRIILSYEALADEVKLEEVVQKIIAATPLPKVHIGDPYRDTRPPAENPSA, via the coding sequence GCCAAGCTGCGAAGCCTGCTGCTGGAAGTCAAGAAGGTGATTGTGGGGCAGGATCTGATGCTGGAGCGTATGCTGGTTGCGCTGCTGGCGCGGGGCCACATCCTGATTGAGGGGGTGCCGGGCCTGGCTAAAACCCTGGCCATCAAGACCATGGCCGAGGCCATCGGGGCCAGCTTCAAGCGCATCCAGTTCACCCCCGACCTGGTGCCCGCCGACCTGGTAGGCACCCGCATCTACAACCCCAAAGAGGCCAGCTTCGAGGTGGAGCTTGGCCCCATCTTTGCCAACCTGATTCTGGCCGACGAGATAAACCGGGCCCCGGCCAAGATCCAGTCGGCCCTGCTCGAGGCCATGCAGGAGCGCCAGGTCACCATCGGCCACGAGACCTTCAAGCTGCCCGACCCCTTCCTGGTGCTGGCTACGCAGAACCCCATCGAGTCGGAGGGCACCTACTTCCTGCCCGAGGCCCAGGTAGACCGCTTCATGTTTAAGGTCTGGATTGACTACCCTGCCTTCTACGAGGAGATGACGGTGGTAGACCGGGTCTCTACCAAGTTCGAGCGGGTGGCCGAGGTGCTCTCGGGCGACGAGCTGCGCTACTTGCAGGCTATGGCCGACAAGGTGCACGTGCACCAGGCCGTCACCGAGTACGCGGTGCGGCTGGCCCGTGCCACCCGCGACCCCGGCGAGGTGGGTCTTTCGAACCTGAAGAAGTACATCAGCTTTGGGGGCAGCCCGCGCGCCAGCGTCAACCTGATTCTGGGAGCCAAAGCCCTGGCCATCGTGCGGGGCCGCGAGTACGCCCTGCCCGAGGACGTGCGCGACCTGGCCCCGGAGGTGCTGCGCCACCGCATCATCCTGTCCTACGAGGCCCTGGCCGACGAGGTGAAGCTCGAGGAGGTGGTGCAGAAGATCATTGCCGCCACCCCCCTGCCCAAGGTGCACATCGGCGATCCCTACCGCGACACCCGCCCCCCCGCCGAGAACCCCTCGGCCTGA